A region from the Patescibacteria group bacterium genome encodes:
- a CDS encoding metal-sensitive transcriptional regulator: protein MQSCDIESIKKQINRSQGQVNGINKMIESGRDCLEIVQQIAAVRASLGRLATMLLEQEAQGCFDENSQDKLKNLNSVVTNLFKFN from the coding sequence ATGCAAAGTTGTGATATAGAATCTATTAAAAAACAAATTAACCGAAGCCAGGGGCAAGTTAATGGTATAAATAAAATGATCGAGTCTGGCCGTGATTGTTTAGAAATTGTTCAACAAATAGCTGCTGTCCGGGCTTCTTTGGGTAGATTAGCCACTATGCTTTTAGAGCAGGAAGCTCAAGGTTGTTTTGATGAAAACAGTCAAGATAAATTAAAAAATCTAAATAGTGTGGTAACCAATTTATTTAAATTTAATTAA
- the trxA gene encoding thioredoxin, with the protein MSEILLTDATFNKEVVEATTPVLVDFWAPWCGPCRMQGPIIEELAKETDKNKAKIAKLNVDENPVSAGQYNVMSIPTLLVFKNGQVVERFVGVQSKDALKAALTKQQ; encoded by the coding sequence ATGTCAGAGATATTATTAACCGATGCAACTTTTAATAAAGAGGTGGTGGAGGCAACTACCCCTGTTTTAGTTGATTTTTGGGCTCCCTGGTGCGGACCTTGTCGGATGCAGGGTCCGATTATTGAAGAGTTGGCCAAAGAGACAGACAAAAATAAAGCTAAGATAGCTAAACTTAATGTAGATGAAAACCCAGTATCAGCTGGTCAATATAATGTAATGAGTATTCCGACCTTATTAGTTTTTAAAAATGGTCAGGTAGTAGAAAGGTTTGTGGGTGTTCAAAGCAAGGATGCTTTAAAAGCCGCTCTTACTAAACAACAATAG
- a CDS encoding FAD-dependent oxidoreductase, whose amino-acid sequence MVEEKMYDTIIVGGGAAGLTAALYASRRAMKTLILSQDVGGQAATTTEIENYPGTGLVTGPDLMNNFKEQAEKFGAEFKIGEVIKITEVKDEKSLPIFTVLTSTESFRAYSVILAYGLTHRHLGVPGEKELGGRGVSYCATCDAPLFKNKTVAVVGGGNSAVDAALLLAKLCPQVYLIHRSKDFRAEAVLVEQLKQAHIEVILESEVKEIAGQEMVEKIILKSTDPKNNNRSIEVQGVFVEVGFVVNSQLIEGLVALDERKQIKINLDSETSRPGILAAGDITNIAYKQIVVSAGWGATAALRAYEYLQKVRGFRGVKIDWGVKDKKQV is encoded by the coding sequence ATGGTTGAAGAAAAAATGTATGACACTATTATTGTGGGTGGTGGGGCCGCTGGTTTGACAGCTGCTCTGTATGCTTCGCGTCGGGCGATGAAAACTTTAATACTTAGCCAAGATGTTGGTGGGCAAGCGGCCACTACTACGGAAATAGAAAATTATCCGGGAACAGGTTTAGTAACCGGGCCGGATTTGATGAATAATTTTAAAGAACAGGCAGAAAAATTTGGCGCTGAATTTAAGATTGGTGAAGTTATAAAAATAACAGAAGTAAAAGATGAAAAATCTTTACCAATTTTTACAGTGCTTACTAGTACAGAAAGTTTCCGAGCTTATTCGGTGATTTTGGCTTATGGTTTAACGCATCGCCATTTGGGTGTGCCAGGAGAAAAAGAATTAGGTGGTCGAGGTGTTAGTTATTGCGCCACTTGCGATGCCCCTCTTTTTAAAAATAAAACAGTAGCCGTAGTGGGTGGAGGAAATTCAGCGGTGGATGCCGCTTTGCTTTTGGCTAAGCTTTGTCCCCAAGTTTATTTAATTCATCGTAGTAAGGATTTCCGCGCTGAAGCTGTTTTGGTGGAGCAATTAAAACAAGCTCATATAGAAGTAATTTTAGAAAGTGAAGTTAAAGAAATAGCCGGCCAAGAGATGGTAGAAAAAATAATTTTAAAATCAACCGATCCTAAAAATAATAACAGATCAATTGAAGTGCAAGGTGTGTTTGTGGAGGTGGGTTTTGTGGTTAACTCCCAGTTAATAGAAGGATTGGTTGCTTTGGATGAACGTAAGCAAATTAAAATAAATTTAGATTCAGAAACTTCTCGGCCGGGTATTTTAGCAGCCGGAGATATTACTAATATCGCCTATAAACAAATAGTTGTTTCGGCCGGCTGGGGAGCTACAGCGGCTCTGCGGGCTTATGAATATTTACAAAAAGTTCGTGGTTTTAGGGGGGTTAAGATTGATTGGGGAGTTAAGGATAAAAAACAGGTATAA
- a CDS encoding Glu/Leu/Phe/Val dehydrogenase, with protein MSVFKNALEQLKKATLYSKTQSSVVERLQKPEKLIQLSLPVTMDDGSMKVFDGYRVQHSSSRGPYKGGLRFHPKTNLDEVKALAFWMSIKCAVVNIPLGGAKGGVTVDPKKLSKGELERLSRSLARQLTPFIGPDKDVPAPDVNTTPEIMGWIMDEYSKQVGRQVPAVVTGKPLSLGGSQGRTPATAQGGLYVLQELFNKLKLSPQKTTVAVQGMGNVGGIMAQLLYQAKVKVVAMSDSSSAVYNSNGLDVPAVERYKKEHGSLKGLPNSQTISNEKLLELPVTVLVPAALENQITIKNVGRIKAKIILEMANGPTTPEADVKLNKRGVVVVPDVLANAGGVTVSYFEMVQNLQQYYWDEGEVLQKLKPIMVQSFKQVWRRSEQLNIDLRTAAYVVALERLEQAMEARGKY; from the coding sequence ATGTCTGTATTTAAAAACGCTTTGGAGCAGTTAAAAAAAGCAACGCTTTATTCTAAAACCCAAAGCAGTGTTGTTGAACGTTTACAAAAACCGGAAAAACTTATTCAACTGTCTTTGCCAGTGACTATGGATGATGGTTCTATGAAAGTTTTTGATGGTTATCGGGTACAACACTCATCCAGTCGCGGTCCTTATAAGGGCGGGCTTAGGTTCCACCCTAAAACTAACTTAGATGAAGTTAAGGCCTTGGCTTTTTGGATGTCTATAAAATGTGCAGTGGTTAACATTCCTTTGGGTGGTGCCAAAGGGGGCGTTACAGTTGATCCAAAAAAATTATCTAAAGGTGAATTGGAAAGATTAAGTCGCAGTTTAGCCAGGCAACTAACGCCTTTTATTGGGCCAGATAAAGACGTACCAGCGCCAGATGTAAATACGACACCGGAAATAATGGGTTGGATTATGGATGAATATAGCAAACAAGTTGGTCGTCAGGTGCCAGCGGTGGTTACGGGCAAACCGCTGTCTTTGGGTGGGTCTCAAGGGCGCACGCCAGCCACGGCTCAGGGTGGTCTTTATGTTTTGCAGGAACTTTTTAACAAATTAAAATTGTCGCCGCAAAAAACCACAGTCGCCGTTCAAGGTATGGGTAATGTTGGTGGCATTATGGCCCAACTTCTTTATCAGGCTAAAGTTAAAGTAGTAGCTATGTCAGATTCTAGTAGCGCTGTTTATAATAGTAATGGTTTAGATGTTCCAGCTGTGGAAAGATATAAAAAAGAGCATGGCAGTTTGAAAGGTTTACCCAATTCTCAAACTATAAGCAACGAGAAGTTATTGGAATTACCAGTAACTGTTTTGGTGCCAGCCGCTTTGGAAAACCAAATAACTATTAAAAATGTCGGACGCATTAAAGCTAAAATAATTTTGGAAATGGCCAATGGTCCAACCACTCCGGAGGCTGATGTTAAATTAAATAAACGTGGGGTGGTAGTGGTGCCGGATGTTTTAGCTAACGCTGGCGGTGTAACAGTGTCTTATTTTGAAATGGTTCAGAATTTGCAGCAATATTATTGGGATGAGGGCGAGGTTTTGCAAAAACTTAAACCAATTATGGTTCAATCTTTTAAACAGGTTTGGCGCAGATCAGAACAATTAAATATTGATTTGCGTACGGCGGCTTACGTGGTGGCCTTGGAAAGACTGGAGCAGGCTATGGAAGCCAGAGGGAAATATTAA
- a CDS encoding CoA-binding protein has protein sequence MYSAFLNKNYLYVVAGNIHDKQKYGYIILNDLLTQGYKAVGLDINYKNEQEGMVVYKDLSELKIKPDVLVLVIKPEIGNSLLRQAVDLKIDKIWCQVGAFDEAIKRTAADYNINLVADGSCLMVLARQVK, from the coding sequence ATGTATTCTGCTTTTTTAAATAAAAATTATTTATATGTCGTGGCCGGTAATATTCATGACAAACAAAAGTATGGTTATATTATTTTGAATGATTTACTAACCCAAGGATATAAGGCAGTCGGTTTGGATATAAATTATAAAAATGAACAGGAGGGTATGGTAGTTTATAAGGATTTGTCGGAATTAAAAATTAAACCCGATGTTTTGGTGTTGGTAATTAAACCGGAAATAGGTAATTCTTTATTGAGGCAAGCAGTTGATTTAAAGATTGATAAAATATGGTGTCAAGTAGGTGCTTTTGACGAGGCTATTAAAAGAACAGCCGCGGATTATAATATTAACTTAGTGGCCGATGGTAGTTGTCTTATGGTCTTGGCTAGACAGGTTAAATAA